The DNA sequence GGCTCGGTCCCCGACGGGCGGATCACCACCCGGGTCCCGGGGCGGCGCAGCCGCAGCACGTCGGGGGCCGGGCGGTCGGCCTCCCAGTCGGTCGGGGGCGCGGCGCGCAGCCGGGCGACGGCGGCGTCGCGCTCGGCGGGGGCCATCCGGATCGAGACGCCCCGGGTGGCGTGCACGCCGAACTCCGCGGCCAGCTCGTCGAGCCGCCGTGGCACCGACGACCCGGCGGCGGCGAGCCCGCGCACCAGGTCCGCGGCGACGACGGCGGCGGAGATGCCGTCCTTGTCCCGGACGCCGTCGGGGTCGACGCAGAGCCCGATCGCCTCCTCGTAGCCGAAGACCAGCCCGGCACCGGCCCGCACGATCCACTTGAAGCCGGTGAGGGTCTCGGCGAACCGCGCCCCGCGGGCCCGGGCGATGCGGGCGAGCATCGACGACGACACCACGGTCGTCGCGACCAGCGGGTCCGGCGTGGTCCCGGTCCGCAGCAGGTGGTCGCCGAGCAGCACGCCGGTCTCGTCGCCGGACAGCATCCGCCAGCCGTCGGGGAAGGCGACGCCGAGCGCGCACCGGTCCGCGTCCGGGTCCAGCGCGACGGCGAGGTCCGCGCCGCTCTCGGCGGCCAGCGCGAGCAGCGCGTCGGTGGCGCCGGGCTCCTCCGGGTTCGGGAAGGCGACCGTCGGGAAGTCGGGGTCGGGCACGGCCTGGCTCGCGACGACGGCGACGTCGTGCACCCCGGCCCTGGCGAGCGCGGCGACCGCGGTCGCGCCGCCGACCCCGTGCATCGGGGTGAGCGCGATCCGCGGCGCGGGAGTCCCGGTGTTCGCCGGCAGCGTCGCGATCCGGTCGAGGTAGGCGCCGGTGACCTCCGCCGGGTCCGGCAGCGGGCCGAGCGGGACCGACACCGCGGGCGGTGCGGCGGTGATCGCCTCCTCGATGGCGGTGTCGTCGGGGCCCACGAGCTGCGCGCCGTCGGCGAGGTAGACCTTGTAGCCGTTGTCCGCGGGCGGGTTGTGCGAGGCGGTCACGGCGATCCCGGCGACCGCGCCGAGGTGCCGCACCGCGAACGCCACCAGCGGGGTGGGGACGGGGCCGTCCAGCAGGGTCACGGTGAACCCGGCGCCGGTCAGCACGCGGGCGGTGGCCTCGGCGAACGCGGCGGACCCGTGCCGGGCGTCCCGGCCGACGACGACCCGGCCGGTGCCCGCGGTCCGGGCCAGGTGGGCAGCGAGCCCTGCGGTCGCCCGGGTCACGACGGCGACGTTCATCCCCGACGGCCCGGCCCGCACCGGCCCGCGCAGCCCGGCGGTGCCGAAGCGCAGCGCCCCGGACAGCCGGTCGGCCAGGTCCTCGGCCGCCTCCCCGGCGCCGTCGCCCCCGGCCATCGCGGTGGCCAGGACGCGCTGCAGCTCCGTGCGGGTGGCCGGGTCGGGGTCGTCGGCGATCCAGCGCAGCGCCGCGTCGCGCAGCGGTCCCGGGAGCACCATCAGACGCGGCCGACGAGGTCGCGCAGCAGCGAGCCCATCCGGGTCGCCGCGGCGGCGCCGGCGTCGAGGACCTCCTGGTGGTTCAGCGGCTGGCCGGACAGGCCTGCGGCCAGGTTGGTGACCAGCGAGATCCCGGAGACCTCCAGTCCGGCGGCGCGGGCGGCGATCGTCTCGGCGACGGTGGACATCCCGACCAGGTCCGCGCCCAGCGTGCGCAGCATCCGGATCTCGGCCGGGGTCTCGAAGTGCGGGCCGGGCAGCCCGGCGTAGACGCCCTCGACCAGCGACGGGTCCAGCTCGCGGGCGGCGGCGCGCAGCCGGGGGGAGTAGGCGTCGGTGAGATCGACGAAGTGCGCGCCCTGCAGCGGCGAGCGGGCCAGGAGGTTGAGGTGGTCGGCGATCAGCACCGGCTGCCCGACCGACAGGCCCTCGGTGATGCCGCCCGCCGCGTTGGTCAGCACGACCGTGCGGACACCGGCCGCCGCGGCGGTGCGGACGCCGTGCACGACCGGGTCCATCCCGTGGCCCTCGTAGAGGTGGGTGCGCCCGAGCAGGACCAGCACCCGGGTGTCACCGATGCGCAGCGAGCGGGCGGTGCCGCCGTGGCCGACCGCCGAAGGCGCGACGAACCCGGGCAGCTCGGCCATCGGGACCTCGGCGTCGGGGGTGCCGAGCACGTCGGCGGCCGGACGCCAGCCGGAGCCCAGGACCACCGCCACGTCGTGGGTGTCGGTGCCGGTGCGGCGGGCGAGCTCGGCGGCGGCGTCGTGGGCGCGAGCGGTGGGGTCGGCGGTGTCGGCCATGGGCGCCAGCCTAGGGGGCGCCGGCGCCGTGGCCGGCTCAGCCCGGGGTGGCGCGGAAGCCCGAGGCGACGGCGTCGAACAGGCCCGCCACGGCGTCCTCGGCGCGCCCGGCGGGGGAGGTCAGCTGCAGGACCCAGACCCCGCCCTGCCGGTCGCGGCCGGGGACGATGCGCATCAGCGTGCTGCGCTGCGCGCTGCCGCTGCCGGTGGTGAGCGCGACCTGGCTGAAGCCGTCGGGCAGCTGCTCGACCGGCCCGGCCTCGACCGGGTCGACGCCCAGCGCCTCGGGGGTGAGCGCGTCGGTGACGGCCTGCACGGAGGTGGCCGCGCGGACCGACAGCTCCTGACGGCCGTCCGGGCTGACGAAGCGGACGACGACCGACCCGTCCGGGGCGGGTGAGCGGAACTGCGTCCAGCCGTCGGGCACCGGCACGGTGAAGCCGAGCGGGTCCGGGTAGGTGGTGCGCAGCGACCGGTCGGTGGCGACGGTGACCGTCGACAGCGGTTCCTGGCCGGCCAGCGCGCGGACCCCGGTGAACCCGGCGAGTGCGCCGAGCAGCACGAGCAGCGCGCCGCCGAGCACCAGCGGGACGGCACCGAGCACGGTGGTCGGGCCGGTCGCCGCGACGCGGGCGGGCGCGGCCCCCCGCGACGACGGCCGGACCGGACGCGGGCGCTCCGCCGGCGGCGGTGCCGGTGCGGGCACGGGGTCGGCGACCGGGGCGCGGCCGTAGGTGCCGGTGCCGGTGCTGGTGGGCCCGAGCGGGCCGGGCGGTGCCGGTGCGGGCACCCGCGGCGGGGCCGCGGTCCCACCGGGCGGTGCCGGGACCCGCGCCATGACGGTCGGCACGTCCGGCGATCCGGGGAAGATCGGGTCGTCGGGGTCGGCGAGCAGCGGGCGCAGCCGGGCCCGTACCTCGTCGAGCGGCATGCGGGCGGCGGGCTCCTTGACCATCAGCCCGGCGATGACCTCGGCGACCGGGCCGGTGACCGTCGGCACGGGGACGGGGCCGTCGACGACCTCGGTGATGGTGCGGACCGGGTCACCGTCGACGTCGTAGGGCGGGCGGCCCTCGACGGCGGCCCAGAGCGTCGCGCCGAGGCCCCACAGGTCCGCGGCCGGGGTGACCGGCTGGCCCGCGGCGACCTCGGGGGCGATGTAGGCGGGCGAGCCGAGCACGAGGCCCGCGGAGGTCATCGGCGCGTCGGACTCGTTGCGGGCGATGCCGAAGTCGGTGAGCTTGATCCGGCCGTCGTCGGAGATCAGGACGTTGCCCGGCTTGACGTCGCGGTGGGTGATCCCGGCCCGGTGCGCGGCCCGCAGCGCCGCCGCGGTGCCGTGCCCGACGACGCCGGCCTGCGCGGCGTCGAGCCTGCCCAGCTCGGTGATCGCCGCGGCCAGGTTCTTCGACGGCACCAGCTCCATGACCACCAGCGGCTCGTCGCCGCCGGAGTCGAGCACGTCGAAGACGGTCACGACGTTGGGGTGCGACAGCCCGGCCAGCGCCCGGGCCTCCCGCATGATGCGTTCCCGCAGCTCCAGCTTCTCCCCGGCCGGGATGCCGTCGGGGATCTTCAGCTCCTTGAGCGCGACGCGGCGGTGCAGGACCTCGTCGAAACCCGACCAGACGGTGCCCATCGCGCCGCTCCCGAGCGGACCGTCGACGCGGTACCGCCCGGCGAACTGTCGGCGCTGGACCTCGCCCTCGGGAACGGACACGGCGCCGATTGTTCCATCGTGCCCGCGCGGCCCGTCCCCGCACACCGCCTCCGGCCGTGATCGTCACCGCCGGTGTGCAGGAGTGACGGTAGGTGACGACACCGGCTGGTCCGGACGGCGGACGGCGGCCACGGCGGGCCGGGCGTGCCGACGGTCACGGTCCGGTGGCGTTCCGGCCGCGGTCCGGTGTCGTCGTCGGCCACGCGTCCCGTGACGGGCGCCCGAACCGCCGGTGGACGGCGAGGACGCCCGTTCGCCGACGGGAGGAACGGTCGCCCGCGCCCGTTCACCTGGGGAGGTGAACCCGCTGGCAGCACCCCGTCGACCCCTTGCCGCGCGGAGGCGTGAACGGACGATTTCGACTGGAACACCGCCGGACGGGTGAGCACCATCATGAGTGGTGGGACACGACCGATCGCCGCCCGCGTCGACCGCGGGCAGGCGGGCCGTTCCGGCCGGAGGCCAGTACGAGGAGGACAAGGTGACTGCGCTGCAGACCCGCACCGAGCTCCCGGAGATCACCGATCTCGCGGTCGACGATCTCGGCGTCGGCACGGGTCCGGCCTGGCTGGAGTCGTGGATGCGGGCGCACAAGGGCGAGATCGTGGGCTGGCGCCGCGCGATCCACGCCCAGCCCGAGCTGGCCCGTCGCGAGCACCTCACGACCGCGCGGGTCGCGGAGACCCTGGTGCGGGCGGGCCTGGAGCCGCGCACCCTCGCCGACGGCACCGGCGTCGTCTGCGAGGTGGGGTACGGCGAGCCGCTGGTCGCCCTGCGCGCGGACATGGACGCGCTGCCGCTGCAGGAGCAGACCGGTCTCCCGTTCGCCTCCGAGGTGCCCGGTGTCATGCACGCCTGCGGGCACGACGCGCACACCGCGATGCTGCTGGGGGCGGCCCTGGCTCTGCAGTCCGCGCCGTCGCTGCCCGGCCGGGTCCGGCTGGTGTTCCAGCCGGCCGAGGAGGTGCAGCCGGGCGGCGCGCTCGACGCGGTCGGCGAGGGCGTGATGGAGGGCGTGCAGCGGATCTTCGCGCTGCACTGCGACCCGCGGCTGGAGGTCGGGCGGCTCGGCACCCGGGTCGGGCCGATCACCTCGGCCTGTGACCTCATCGAGGTCCGGCTGACCTCACCGGGCGGGCACACCTCGCGCCCGCACCTGACCGCCGACCTCGTGCAGGCGCTCGGGCTGCTGGCCACCCAGGTGCCGCTGCTGCTGACCCGCCACGTCGACCCGCGCTCGGGCACCGTCCTGACCTGGGGTGCGGTGCACGCCGGGGACGCGGCGAACGCGATCCCGCAGTCCGGGCTGCTGCGCGGCACCCTGCGCACCGCCGACCACGCGACCTGGACCGAGCTCGAGGAGAAGCTGCGGGCGCTCGTGGCGGCCGTGCTCGCCCCCACCGGTGTCGGCTACGTGCTCGACCACGTCCGCGGTGTCCCGCCGGTCGTCAACGACGAGGTGTCCACCGGGATGCTGCGCGACGCCGCGGTGACCGTCGGCGGCGAGGCCGCCGACGCCTCCACCGAGCAGTCCTCCGGCGGCGAGGACTTCGCCTGGTACCTGGAGCACTCCGCGGGCGCCATGGCGCGGCTCGGGGTGTGGTCGGGCACCGGCAAGCAGCGCGACATCCACCAGCCGACCTTCGACCTCGACGAGCGGGCCCTGCCGTTCGGCTCGCGGGTGCTGGTCCAGGCCGCGCTGTCCGCGCTGGCACAGGCGGCCTCCTGAGCCGCTGACGCACTCACCGGCCCACCGCCTCCCGCTGTGAACGACGACGGCCCGGGCCTCCGCACGTGCGGAGGCCCGGGCCGTTCTCGTCGGACGGTGGGCCCCGGTCAGGAGTGGTTGCCGGGCGAGGACTTGCGGCTGGGCCTGCTGCGCAGCTCGTTCACGTAGTCGTCCGGGGCGCCCGCGATCTCCGCGGCGTCGGCGATCACGCCCAGGTAGCGGGCCGAGGGCTCCCCGCCCTCGTAGGCGTTGAGCACGTAGATGAACGCGAGGACGCTGCCGTCGAGGGTGGCGACGCGCAGCCGGAGCTTCTTGTGCATGCCCAGCTCACCGCCCTCCCAGCGGTCGAGCTGGCGTTCGTCGTGCTCGGGGACGTCGTAGAGCACGACGAACACCTGCGAGCCCGGCTCCTCCACCACGGTGGCGAGTGCGCCCTCCCAGGTGTAGTCCTCGCCGCCGAACGTCAGCCGCCAGCCCTGGAGCCACCCGGTCCCGGCCATCGGCGAGTGCGGGGCGCGCTCCTTCATCTGCTCGGGGTCCATGTTCGACCCGTACGCGGCATACAGCGGCACGCATGCAGGGTAGTGGGGAGCCCGACGGGGCCTCGACCCGCCCGGTCGTAACGATGGGACACGCGTACTGTGAGCCCCGTCGACGCTGGCGGGCGGGACCGCCTGCCGGTCCACCACCACCGACTTCTCCAGGGGGATCTCCCGTGACCCGCATCGTCATCATGGGCGGCGGACCGGCCGGTTACGAGGCCGCACTCGTCGCGGCACAGCACGGCAGCGAGGTGACCGTCGTCGAGCGGGACGGGATGGGCGGCGCCTGCGTCGTCTACGACTGCGTCCCCTCGAAGACCTTCATCTCCTCCGCGGCCGTCCGGGTCGACCTGCACCGTGCCGAGGACCTCGGCGTCCTGGTGGACCGCGGCAACTCCGCGGTCGACCTGCCCGCGGTCAACGAGCGGGTCAAGTCCCTCGCCCTCGCCCAGTCCGCCGACGTGCGGGCCCGGCTGGAGAACGAGGGCGTCCGGATCATCGCCGGCACCGCGCGGTTCGCCGGGCCCGCCGAGGCCCGCGCCGCGCACGAGGTGACCGCCACGCACGCCGACGGGACCGTCGAGGACCTCGTCGCCGACGTCGTCCTCATCGCGACCGGGGCCACCCCGCGGGTGCTGGACTCGGCTCGTCCGGACGGCGACCGGATCCTCGACTGGCGTCAGCTCTACGACCTCGACGAGCTGCCCGAGCACCTGGTCGTCGTCGGCTCGGGCGTGACCGGCGCCGAGTTCTGCTCCGCCTACGTCGAGCTCGGCTGCCGGGTCAGCCTGGTCTCCAGCCGCGACCGGGTCCTCCCGCACGAGGACGCCGACGCCGCCGCCGTGCTGGAGGAGGTGTTCACCGACCGGGGGGTGGAGATCCTCGCCCACGCGCGCGCCGACTCCGTCGAGAACACCGGCGACGGCGTCCGGGTCACCCTGTCCGACGGTCGCGTCGTGGAGGGCTCGCACGCCCTGATGACCGTCGGGTCGATCCCCAACACCGCCGAGCTCGGCCTGGAGAAGATCGGCGTCGAGACCGACCGCGGCGGGTTCGTCCCGGTCGACAAGGTCTCGCGCACCTCCGAGCCGGGTGTGTACGCGGCGGGCGACTGCACCGGCGTGCTCATGCTCGCCTCGGTCGCGGCCATGCAGGGCCGGATCGCGATGTGGCACGCGCTCGGCGAGGGCGTGTCCCCGATCCGGCTGCGGACCGTCGCGGCGAACGTGTTCACCCGCCCCGAGATCGCGACCGTCGGGATCAGCCAGAACGCGATCGACTCCGGCGAGGTCCCGGCCCGCACCGTGATGCTGCCGTTGTCGACCAACCCGCGCGCCAAGATGCGCGGGCTGCGCCGCGGCTTCGTGAAGCTGTTCTGCCGCCCGGCGTCCGGTGTGGTCATCGGCGGTGTCGTGGTCGCGCCGGTCGCGAGCGAGCTGATCCTGCCGATCGCGATGGCGGTCCAGAACGGGCTCGGTGTGGACGACCTGGCCCACACCTTCTCGGTGTACCCGTCGCTGTCCGGGTCGATCACCGAGGCGGGCCGTCAGCTCATGCAGCACTCCGACCTGGACTGAACAGCTCGGCGAACCGGTCGCGCAGCTCGCCGTCGCCCGCGGGGGCGAGGGTGGACCACTCGGGTCCACCGTGCGCGCCGGTCCCGCGGGTCAGGCGGTAGCGGCCCCGCTGCGTGTCGACGACGGCGACGTGCCCCGGCAGCCGCGCCGGGCTGCCCCAGTGGTCGTGTCGGACGGCACAGATCTGCGCACGGTGCGCGGGCCCGGCGAGCAGGGAGACGAGCCGGGCCCGCTGCTCGTCGTCCCCGGCCGTGCCGGGGTCGGTGCGTGCGTCCCCGTCGAGGACGCGGGCCAGCTCGGCGGTGGGCAGGGTCACGGCGGGCCCGGGTCCCGGCGCGCGCCGGGGCAGGGCCGACACCGCGGCGAACGCCGGTGATCCCGCCGCGGTCACGGTGACGGCCGTTCCGGTGTGGACGGCGAGGACGCCGTCGCCGTCGCGTTCGGCGGCGACCGCGCGCAGCGGGCCGTCGTCGAACCGGCCGCGCACCTCCAGGTGACGGTCGGGGCGGGCGAGCAGGGTCAGCAGCCGTACCAGCGCGGGGTCGGGTCCGGCCGGACCGGCGAGGCCGCGGGCGCGCAGCCCGGCGACGCCGGCCGCCACGACCCGGCGCCGCTCCTCGCGGGTGCGCCCGGGGGAGGGGAGCCGCAGCGCCACCGGGGTGGCGCCGAGTCCCAGGTGCTCCCAGACGACGTCGAACTCGGTGCCGGTGAGCACGAACGGCACCGACGGGATCCAGGGCGCGGGCTCAGCCACGGCCCCGCCACCGGGCCTCGGGACGCAGGACGCCGGGGTCGGGTCGGGCATCGGGCTGCTCCAGGGGGTCGTCGGGGACGGCGTACTGGTCGGCGACGAGGCGCCAGGCCGTGACCCGGGGGTCGGCGGGCGCGCCGACGGCCGCCGCGACCGGCGGCGGGGCGGCCGGAACCGCGCCCACCGGCACGCCGGCCGGGGTGACGGCCGGGTCGCCGTGCGGCGGCACCGGCGGCGGGGTGGAGCGGCCGTGGGTGGCGGCACCGTGGGGCGCCGGGGCGTCGGGGTGGGGGACGGCGAGGTCACCGGTGGTGACGGCGTGGTGGGCCGGGCCCGGGGGCCCCGCGGGAGCGGGGCAGTGCGGGGCGACGGCGTGGTCGGCGATGCGGGGCTCGGTGACGTGGGGGTGGGTGGTGTCGGGGCCGGTGGGATGGGCGCCCGCCGCGCTCCCGGGGGTCGGGCCGCCGCTCGTGGGTCGGTCCGGCGCGCCACCGCCGGCCGTGGGGTCGTCGGGCCCGGTGGGCGTCGCGCCGTGCGGGGCGGGATCGCCGGTGGCGCCGTACGGGACGGGGCCGTCGTGCGTCGACGGCGGTACCCCGTCCGCGGCCCCCGTGGCCGGCACGCCGCTGGGGGCGCGGGTGCCGCTGGTCGTCGCGTCGCCGGACGGCGGGCGGTGCTCGGCTCCGCTGGTCGTCGTGTCGCCCGGTCGGTCCGGGGTGTCGTCGGGGGGGGCGGTGTGTCGCCCGCGGACGGAGTATCGCCACCCGGCGGAGTGCCGCCACTGGACGGAGTGCCGCCACCGGATGGTGGGGTGCCGTCATCGGGAGGTGTGGCGCTGCCGGACGGTGCCCCGTGGTCGGCGGCGCTGCCGGGTGGCGTCTCGCGGCCGGTGGTGTCGCCGTCGCCGGAGGGGCTCCGCCCGTCCCGGGCCTGCCGTTCCCGACGGATCGTGGCGCCGATCAGGATCCCGGCGCCACCGAGCGCCCCGCCCGCGAGCACCGCGGCGGTCACGGCCGTGCCGCCGTCGTCGGGGCCACCGCGGTCGCCCGGGGTGCCGGCGTCGCCCGCCGGGGACGCCGGAGCGGTCCCGGGGTCACCGGTCCCGGGTGCGGTGTCCGTGGCGGGGGCGTCGCCGGTGCGGGGGTCGTCGGTCGCGGTGGCGTCCGCGGGGTCCCGCCCGGCGGAGGGCCCGCCGACGTCGATCGGTCGCGCACCGGGCACCCCGGCCCGTCCGTTCCCGGTCAGCACCGCCGCCGTGAGCCCGCCGAAGCCGATCCCCGCGAACACCGACGTCCCCGACCCCGCGCCGTCCACCGGGACCGGACCCGTGTCGTCGCCGGCGCCGCCGGTGCCGTGTGGGGGCCCGCCGGGGGCGGGGCCGGGACGGCGGGGGAGGCGGCTGCGGTGCCGTCGTGGGTCACGACCGGGGCCGCGCCCCAGCCGGTCCACGGTGCGCCGGTGGCGTGGGTGTCGTCGTCGTAGCGGATCATGAGCTCCGCGGCCCGACCGGCCGAGTTGCCCGCGGCGAGGTCGGCGGCCGCCCAGTCGTCGAGCAGGGCCGGGCCCACGGGTGCGGTCTCCGGCGGTGCCGGGGCCGCGGCGGCCGGCATCCGGGCCCGCAGGTCCGCGGCGAGCCCGGCCTGGGTGGCGAGTGCGTCGGCGGTGCGCTCGGCGTCGGCGGTGGCGGAGACGACCCAGCCGTCGAGTGTCCCGAGCGCCACGGTGACGCCGTCCGCGGCCGTGCCGGACCATCCCCCCGACAGGCCGCGGACCTGGCCGGACAGCTCGCGGTGGACGTCGGTGAGTGCGGCCGCGGCGTCGCGCCACGCCCGTTCCGCCCCGGCCGACGCCGCGGGCCCCGGACCGGCCGCCACCATCGCGGCGATCTCGGCGTGGCCGAGCCCCGCCCAGCGCGGCGCGGTCACCGGGCGCCGCCGTTCAGCGCGTCCGTCGTCGACTCCTCGGTGCGGGTGTAGGCGCGACCGGTGGCGGCGGCCGCGTCGCGTGCCCGCAGCAGGTCCGCGTGCACCGTGCGCAGCCGGCCGATCGCCGCGTCCGGGCCGTCCGCGGCGTGGACGGCGTAGCGGGCGGCGGCTTCGGCGCTGGCCGGGTCACCGAGCCAGGGCTCGACCCGGCGGGCGTCGGCTTCGAGGGTGCGCAGCGCGGCGGCCAGCCGGGACGCGGCCCGGTCGAGCGCCTCCGCCGCCCCGGCCGGGGCCGCCGGGTCGACGCGCAGGTCCGGGGAGATGTCGGGCACGTCGGCCTCCGGTGCGGACGGGCGGATCACGGACGGGCACACGCTAGGCCGGCACCGGTCGTCGCCGCGGGGGTTCGGCGGGGACCGGTCGCGATCGCGAAGCCCGCACACGACGACACCCCCGTCCGCGACCGGTGGGTACCGGTGCGGACGGGGGTGTGCGTCGCGGTCAGGCCGCCGTCACCTCGGCCGGGGCCGGGACCTCGACCGGAGCGCACCCGCGGAGCGGGCACGGCGGTGGGGCCCAG is a window from the Pseudonocardia sp. HH130629-09 genome containing:
- a CDS encoding phospho-sugar mutase; amino-acid sequence: MVLPGPLRDAALRWIADDPDPATRTELQRVLATAMAGGDGAGEAAEDLADRLSGALRFGTAGLRGPVRAGPSGMNVAVVTRATAGLAAHLARTAGTGRVVVGRDARHGSAAFAEATARVLTGAGFTVTLLDGPVPTPLVAFAVRHLGAVAGIAVTASHNPPADNGYKVYLADGAQLVGPDDTAIEEAITAAPPAVSVPLGPLPDPAEVTGAYLDRIATLPANTGTPAPRIALTPMHGVGGATAVAALARAGVHDVAVVASQAVPDPDFPTVAFPNPEEPGATDALLALAAESGADLAVALDPDADRCALGVAFPDGWRMLSGDETGVLLGDHLLRTGTTPDPLVATTVVSSSMLARIARARGARFAETLTGFKWIVRAGAGLVFGYEEAIGLCVDPDGVRDKDGISAAVVAADLVRGLAAAGSSVPRRLDELAAEFGVHATRGVSIRMAPAERDAAVARLRAAPPTDWEADRPAPDVLRLRRPGTRVVIRPSGTEPKLKAYLEVALDPTGDVAAVPASRAVAAERLDAVRAEVDGMLAG
- a CDS encoding purine-nucleoside phosphorylase; this translates as MADTADPTARAHDAAAELARRTGTDTHDVAVVLGSGWRPAADVLGTPDAEVPMAELPGFVAPSAVGHGGTARSLRIGDTRVLVLLGRTHLYEGHGMDPVVHGVRTAAAAGVRTVVLTNAAGGITEGLSVGQPVLIADHLNLLARSPLQGAHFVDLTDAYSPRLRAAARELDPSLVEGVYAGLPGPHFETPAEIRMLRTLGADLVGMSTVAETIAARAAGLEVSGISLVTNLAAGLSGQPLNHQEVLDAGAAAATRMGSLLRDLVGRV
- a CDS encoding serine/threonine-protein kinase is translated as MSVPEGEVQRRQFAGRYRVDGPLGSGAMGTVWSGFDEVLHRRVALKELKIPDGIPAGEKLELRERIMREARALAGLSHPNVVTVFDVLDSGGDEPLVVMELVPSKNLAAAITELGRLDAAQAGVVGHGTAAALRAAHRAGITHRDVKPGNVLISDDGRIKLTDFGIARNESDAPMTSAGLVLGSPAYIAPEVAAGQPVTPAADLWGLGATLWAAVEGRPPYDVDGDPVRTITEVVDGPVPVPTVTGPVAEVIAGLMVKEPAARMPLDEVRARLRPLLADPDDPIFPGSPDVPTVMARVPAPPGGTAAPPRVPAPAPPGPLGPTSTGTGTYGRAPVADPVPAPAPPPAERPRPVRPSSRGAAPARVAATGPTTVLGAVPLVLGGALLVLLGALAGFTGVRALAGQEPLSTVTVATDRSLRTTYPDPLGFTVPVPDGWTQFRSPAPDGSVVVRFVSPDGRQELSVRAATSVQAVTDALTPEALGVDPVEAGPVEQLPDGFSQVALTTGSGSAQRSTLMRIVPGRDRQGGVWVLQLTSPAGRAEDAVAGLFDAVASGFRATPG
- a CDS encoding amidohydrolase — protein: MTALQTRTELPEITDLAVDDLGVGTGPAWLESWMRAHKGEIVGWRRAIHAQPELARREHLTTARVAETLVRAGLEPRTLADGTGVVCEVGYGEPLVALRADMDALPLQEQTGLPFASEVPGVMHACGHDAHTAMLLGAALALQSAPSLPGRVRLVFQPAEEVQPGGALDAVGEGVMEGVQRIFALHCDPRLEVGRLGTRVGPITSACDLIEVRLTSPGGHTSRPHLTADLVQALGLLATQVPLLLTRHVDPRSGTVLTWGAVHAGDAANAIPQSGLLRGTLRTADHATWTELEEKLRALVAAVLAPTGVGYVLDHVRGVPPVVNDEVSTGMLRDAAVTVGGEAADASTEQSSGGEDFAWYLEHSAGAMARLGVWSGTGKQRDIHQPTFDLDERALPFGSRVLVQAALSALAQAAS
- a CDS encoding gamma-glutamylcyclotransferase — its product is MPLYAAYGSNMDPEQMKERAPHSPMAGTGWLQGWRLTFGGEDYTWEGALATVVEEPGSQVFVVLYDVPEHDERQLDRWEGGELGMHKKLRLRVATLDGSVLAFIYVLNAYEGGEPSARYLGVIADAAEIAGAPDDYVNELRSRPSRKSSPGNHS
- a CDS encoding NAD(P)H-quinone dehydrogenase, yielding MTRIVIMGGGPAGYEAALVAAQHGSEVTVVERDGMGGACVVYDCVPSKTFISSAAVRVDLHRAEDLGVLVDRGNSAVDLPAVNERVKSLALAQSADVRARLENEGVRIIAGTARFAGPAEARAAHEVTATHADGTVEDLVADVVLIATGATPRVLDSARPDGDRILDWRQLYDLDELPEHLVVVGSGVTGAEFCSAYVELGCRVSLVSSRDRVLPHEDADAAAVLEEVFTDRGVEILAHARADSVENTGDGVRVTLSDGRVVEGSHALMTVGSIPNTAELGLEKIGVETDRGGFVPVDKVSRTSEPGVYAAGDCTGVLMLASVAAMQGRIAMWHALGEGVSPIRLRTVAANVFTRPEIATVGISQNAIDSGEVPARTVMLPLSTNPRAKMRGLRRGFVKLFCRPASGVVIGGVVVAPVASELILPIAMAVQNGLGVDDLAHTFSVYPSLSGSITEAGRQLMQHSDLD
- a CDS encoding ESX secretion-associated protein EspG yields the protein MAEPAPWIPSVPFVLTGTEFDVVWEHLGLGATPVALRLPSPGRTREERRRVVAAGVAGLRARGLAGPAGPDPALVRLLTLLARPDRHLEVRGRFDDGPLRAVAAERDGDGVLAVHTGTAVTVTAAGSPAFAAVSALPRRAPGPGPAVTLPTAELARVLDGDARTDPGTAGDDEQRARLVSLLAGPAHRAQICAVRHDHWGSPARLPGHVAVVDTQRGRYRLTRGTGAHGGPEWSTLAPAGDGELRDRFAELFSPGRSAA
- a CDS encoding PPE domain-containing protein gives rise to the protein MTAPRWAGLGHAEIAAMVAAGPGPAASAGAERAWRDAAAALTDVHRELSGQVRGLSGGWSGTAADGVTVALGTLDGWVVSATADAERTADALATQAGLAADLRARMPAAAAPAPPETAPVGPALLDDWAAADLAAGNSAGRAAELMIRYDDDTHATGAPWTGWGAAPVVTHDGTAAASPAVPAPPPAGPHTAPAAPATTRVRSRWTARGRGRRCSRGSASAGSRRRC